A part of Gemmatimonas groenlandica genomic DNA contains:
- the tdh gene encoding L-threonine 3-dehydrogenase, whose translation MKALVKQTAGRGLTLTDVPEPTIRDDEVLIRVRSAGVCGTDVHIYEWDAWAAGRCKPPFICGHEFAGDVVAVGSFVESVKVGDRVTAEGHIVDERSLFSRTGNAHADPSTKIIGVDRDGCFAEYIAMPATNVWHLDDSISYDIGGIHDPMGNAFHTALTANIPGAVVLITGCGPIGAFAVGICKAAGAARIIATDVNPKRLELARTMGAHDAVHPDDAKAAVMKASDGNGADVVLEMSGVPSAVHQAFALCRPAGRVNMLGIPSKSIDIDFATEIIFKGLTIYGVVGRRMYDTWHQMSRFVASGNFDPTPVITHRLPLEAVDDAMHLIKSGDAGKIIFQL comes from the coding sequence ATGAAAGCGCTGGTGAAGCAAACGGCTGGTCGTGGACTCACGCTGACCGACGTACCCGAGCCGACGATTCGCGACGACGAGGTGCTCATTCGCGTGCGCAGTGCCGGCGTCTGCGGGACCGACGTGCACATCTACGAGTGGGACGCCTGGGCCGCCGGTCGCTGCAAGCCGCCGTTCATCTGCGGCCACGAGTTCGCCGGCGACGTGGTCGCGGTCGGCAGCTTCGTCGAGAGCGTGAAGGTCGGCGACCGCGTTACGGCCGAGGGGCATATCGTCGACGAGCGCTCGCTGTTCAGCCGCACCGGCAATGCGCACGCCGACCCCTCCACCAAGATCATCGGGGTCGACCGCGACGGGTGCTTCGCCGAGTACATCGCGATGCCGGCCACCAACGTCTGGCACCTCGACGATTCGATCAGCTACGACATCGGCGGTATTCACGACCCGATGGGCAACGCCTTCCACACGGCGCTCACGGCCAACATCCCCGGCGCCGTCGTGCTCATCACCGGCTGCGGCCCGATCGGGGCCTTTGCCGTGGGCATCTGCAAAGCCGCTGGCGCCGCGCGCATCATCGCCACCGACGTGAACCCCAAACGTCTCGAGCTGGCCCGTACCATGGGCGCCCACGACGCCGTACATCCCGACGACGCGAAGGCCGCCGTCATGAAGGCGTCCGACGGCAACGGCGCCGACGTCGTGCTCGAGATGTCGGGCGTTCCCTCCGCCGTGCATCAGGCGTTCGCGCTCTGCCGCCCCGCCGGCCGCGTCAACATGCTCGGCATTCCCTCCAAGTCGATCGACATCGATTTCGCCACCGAGATCATCTTCAAGGGCCTCACGATCTATGGCGTGGTCGGCCGCCGCATGTATGACACGTGGCACCAGATGTCACGGTTCGTCGCCTCCGGCAACTTCGATCCGACCCCGGTGATCACGCACCGCCTCCCGCTCGAAGCGGTCGATGACGCGATGCACCTGATCAAATCCGGCGACGCCGGCAAGATCATCTTCCAGCTGTAG
- a CDS encoding glycine C-acetyltransferase has product MSLKTELQAELDALKAAGTYKRLNYLESPQGARVRMEGRGEVIVLSSNNYLGLANEPEVVQAGIHALEQYGAGTASVRFICGTFALHRDLETALARFVGTEASLSFVSAWNANEALTPTITREGDFVVSDALNHASIIDSVRLAKSITKCTTAVYKHSDMDDLREKLRGAKDAKRKIIWTDGVFSMEGSIAKLPEILQIAREHDAIVVMDDSHATGVLGKTGRGTAEHFGVMGEVDIITSTLGKALGGAAGGFIAGPAALCDMMTQRSRPQLFSNALPPTVAASSLAAVEFTEAHPELVTKLHDNAAYFRAAIQEAGFHPLPGETPIVPIIVGETALAITVSEMLLDRGVFVTGFGFPVVPQGQARVRCQVSAAHTREDLDAVISAFKEVGKLVGLIS; this is encoded by the coding sequence ATGTCACTCAAGACTGAACTGCAGGCCGAGCTCGACGCCCTCAAGGCCGCCGGCACCTACAAGCGCCTCAACTACCTCGAGTCGCCGCAGGGCGCCCGCGTGCGGATGGAAGGACGCGGCGAGGTGATCGTGCTGTCGTCCAACAACTACCTCGGTCTCGCCAACGAGCCGGAGGTCGTCCAGGCGGGCATTCACGCGCTCGAGCAATACGGCGCCGGCACCGCCTCGGTCCGCTTCATCTGCGGCACCTTCGCGCTGCATCGCGACCTCGAGACCGCGCTCGCCCGGTTCGTGGGCACCGAAGCGTCGCTCTCGTTCGTGTCGGCCTGGAACGCCAACGAGGCGCTCACGCCCACGATCACCCGCGAGGGCGACTTCGTGGTGTCCGACGCGCTCAACCATGCCTCGATCATCGACTCGGTGCGCTTGGCCAAGTCGATCACGAAGTGCACGACGGCGGTCTACAAGCACAGCGACATGGACGACCTCCGGGAGAAGCTGCGCGGCGCGAAGGACGCCAAGCGGAAGATCATCTGGACCGACGGCGTATTCTCGATGGAAGGCTCGATCGCCAAGCTCCCCGAGATCCTGCAGATCGCCCGCGAGCATGACGCCATCGTCGTCATGGACGATTCGCACGCCACCGGCGTGCTGGGCAAGACCGGGCGCGGGACGGCCGAGCATTTCGGCGTGATGGGCGAGGTCGACATCATCACGTCCACGCTCGGCAAGGCGCTCGGTGGCGCGGCCGGCGGATTCATCGCCGGACCCGCGGCGCTCTGCGACATGATGACGCAGCGCTCGCGCCCGCAGCTGTTCTCGAATGCGCTCCCGCCCACGGTGGCGGCCAGTTCGCTGGCCGCGGTGGAATTCACGGAAGCGCATCCGGAGTTGGTCACCAAGCTGCACGACAACGCGGCGTACTTCCGCGCGGCGATTCAGGAGGCGGGCTTCCATCCACTCCCCGGCGAAACGCCGATCGTCCCGATCATCGTGGGCGAGACCGCCTTGGCCATCACGGTCAGCGAAATGCTGCTCGACCGCGGTGTATTCGTGACCGGCTTCGGCTTCCCGGTGGTCCCGCAGGGTCAGGCGCGCGTGCGTTGTCAGGTCAGCGCGGCGCACACGCGTGAGGACCTCGACGCGGTTATTTCAGCCTTCAAGGAAGTCGGAAAGTTGGTCGGCCTCATTTCGTAG
- a CDS encoding sensor histidine kinase, which yields MSPASLLLASIILSLSVAALVAYFRAREARLQRDGATQRQELDDTIKALGAARDAATEAQQKAESASRAKSMFLANMSHELRTPLNAIIGYSEMLQEDAADMTPGEIAADVKKITGAGKHLLGLINDVLDFSKIEAGRMDLNLETVDVATLLRDVEATVAPVVKKQGNQFVVHSDDDVGTMTADPGKVRQVLLNLLSNAGKFTTNGTVTLRAVRTERHGEDFLALSVEDTGVGLSREQFGRLFQAFAQADATTQRDHGGTGLGLALCRRFTLMMGGDIEVESKAGSGSTFTVMLPAKGPAPDSIESAAGDEVDDSEPISFQTRMFQIPLATGKSLHG from the coding sequence GTGTCCCCAGCCTCCCTCCTGCTGGCCAGTATCATCCTGTCGCTGTCTGTGGCGGCGCTCGTCGCGTACTTCCGTGCGCGCGAGGCGCGTTTGCAACGTGATGGCGCGACTCAGCGACAAGAACTCGACGACACGATCAAGGCCCTCGGCGCGGCGCGCGATGCCGCCACCGAGGCGCAGCAGAAGGCGGAGTCGGCCAGTCGTGCCAAGAGCATGTTCCTGGCGAACATGAGCCACGAGCTGCGCACACCGCTCAACGCCATCATCGGCTACAGCGAAATGCTGCAGGAAGACGCGGCCGACATGACGCCGGGCGAGATCGCCGCCGATGTCAAAAAGATCACCGGCGCCGGCAAGCATCTATTAGGACTGATCAACGATGTGCTCGACTTCTCGAAGATCGAGGCCGGGCGCATGGACCTCAATCTCGAAACGGTCGACGTCGCGACGCTCCTGCGTGATGTCGAGGCCACCGTAGCGCCGGTGGTGAAGAAGCAGGGCAATCAGTTCGTCGTGCACAGCGACGACGATGTCGGCACGATGACGGCCGACCCCGGCAAGGTGCGTCAGGTGTTGCTGAATCTGCTCTCCAACGCCGGCAAGTTCACGACCAACGGTACGGTCACGCTGCGCGCCGTGCGCACCGAACGACACGGCGAAGACTTCCTCGCACTCAGCGTCGAAGACACCGGCGTCGGTCTTTCCCGCGAACAGTTTGGCCGTCTGTTTCAGGCCTTCGCGCAGGCCGACGCCACCACGCAGCGCGACCACGGTGGCACCGGACTCGGGCTCGCACTCTGCCGGCGGTTCACACTCATGATGGGCGGCGACATCGAAGTGGAATCGAAGGCGGGTAGCGGCTCGACGTTCACCGTCATGCTCCCCGCCAAGGGGCCCGCGCCCGACTCCATTGAGTCGGCGGCAGGTGATGAAGTGGACGACTCGGAACCGATTTCCTTCCAGACACGCATGTTCCAGATCCCTCTCGCGACCGGCAAGAGTCTTCATGGCTGA
- a CDS encoding ATP-binding protein has protein sequence MADPSNHDAERILALSPLTLDRLGDIRQFLRVTMEELGCAGATDAIVLAVDEVCANLVEHAVDHETVGMAPGPTRVSVRRSQDDAIIVVEDRGHPFDPADAPAPDLTSDWIDRPIGGLGWFLVKQMVDEVHYDSASTEQGMLNRLTLIKRGAAGASSSGPV, from the coding sequence ATGGCTGACCCCTCGAACCACGACGCGGAGCGCATCCTCGCGCTGTCGCCGCTGACACTCGACCGACTCGGCGACATCCGTCAGTTCCTGCGGGTCACGATGGAGGAACTGGGGTGCGCCGGCGCGACCGACGCCATCGTGCTGGCGGTGGATGAAGTGTGCGCCAACCTCGTGGAGCACGCCGTGGACCACGAGACGGTCGGCATGGCGCCGGGGCCGACGCGCGTTTCCGTGCGGCGGAGCCAAGATGATGCCATCATTGTGGTAGAAGACCGTGGGCACCCGTTTGACCCCGCCGACGCCCCGGCTCCCGACCTCACGTCCGATTGGATCGACCGCCCGATCGGCGGTCTGGGCTGGTTTCTCGTGAAGCAGATGGTGGACGAGGTGCACTACGACTCGGCGTCCACCGAGCAGGGCATGCTGAACCGATTGACGCTTATCAAGCGCGGCGCCGCCGGCGCTTCCTCTTCAGGACCCGTCTGA
- a CDS encoding STAS domain-containing protein: MQISITQQDHVTIVAVTGSIDALTADTLVTALLDEVAAGRTRLVAHFGGVEYTSSAGLRVLLSTLKEARQRGGDLRISDIRPNVRQVLELSGFTSILKCFADVDSAVASFANMSGTK; this comes from the coding sequence ATGCAGATATCGATCACACAGCAGGACCATGTCACGATCGTGGCCGTGACCGGCAGCATTGACGCACTCACGGCCGACACGCTGGTGACCGCCCTGCTTGACGAGGTCGCGGCCGGACGCACGCGACTGGTCGCCCACTTCGGCGGCGTGGAGTACACGAGCAGCGCCGGGTTACGGGTGTTGCTCTCCACGCTCAAGGAAGCGCGCCAGCGCGGCGGGGATCTGCGGATCTCCGATATCCGCCCCAACGTGCGACAGGTGCTGGAGCTGAGTGGATTCACCAGCATTTTGAAGTGCTTCGCCGACGTGGACAGCGCGGTCGCGAGCTTCGCCAACATGAGCGGCACCAAGTGA
- a CDS encoding patatin-like phospholipase family protein: MTGTGIALVIGSGGVKCAAAIGLQRCLARESIDIDLVVGCSGGSIYAAAIALGKNAEDAAAMSTALWTRDVTAQPDRAALMRMLFPKLLGFTERFGLKKDHLVWERLTTAFGDLTFADCKIPLFITATDFRTGEQVTISEGRIADAVRASIAIPFAFAPWEVNGRLCIDGFLSDPLPVGVAIREGAHVIIAMGFESPYQERVTSGGRFAFQLSSIMTNNLLKASFAFHGLAHHSEVIAVIPQFSQRIRLFDTGKIPLLVDEGDAAMREQLPYLRRLLAAVPT, translated from the coding sequence GTGACAGGAACCGGCATTGCGCTGGTGATCGGCTCAGGCGGCGTGAAGTGCGCCGCCGCCATTGGCCTGCAGCGATGCCTCGCCCGTGAATCCATCGACATCGACCTCGTGGTCGGTTGCAGCGGCGGGTCGATATACGCCGCGGCGATCGCGCTGGGCAAGAACGCCGAGGACGCAGCTGCCATGAGCACCGCGCTGTGGACGCGCGATGTCACGGCACAGCCCGACCGCGCCGCGCTCATGCGCATGCTCTTTCCAAAGCTGCTGGGGTTCACGGAACGGTTCGGCCTCAAGAAGGACCATCTGGTCTGGGAGCGTCTGACCACGGCGTTCGGCGATCTCACCTTTGCCGACTGCAAGATTCCGCTCTTTATCACGGCCACCGATTTCCGCACCGGCGAGCAGGTCACGATCAGCGAGGGGCGTATCGCCGACGCCGTGCGCGCGAGCATCGCCATTCCGTTTGCCTTCGCCCCGTGGGAAGTGAACGGCCGCCTATGTATCGACGGCTTTCTCTCCGACCCGCTGCCGGTGGGTGTGGCGATTCGTGAAGGCGCGCACGTGATCATCGCCATGGGCTTCGAGAGTCCGTATCAGGAGCGGGTCACATCGGGCGGGCGCTTTGCGTTTCAGCTCAGCAGCATCATGACGAACAACCTGCTCAAGGCGTCGTTCGCCTTTCACGGACTTGCCCACCATAGCGAAGTGATCGCCGTGATCCCGCAGTTCTCGCAACGCATCCGCCTGTTCGACACCGGCAAGATCCCGCTGCTGGTCGACGAAGGCGATGCCGCCATGCGCGAACAGCTGCCGTATCTGCGTCGGCTCCTCGCCGCCGTCCCTACTTGA
- a CDS encoding patatin-like phospholipase family protein — protein sequence MSIRLGSTGERSLGDFGERRARIGLVIGSGGIKCTAAVGLLKVLEREKIPVDVVVGCSGGAIYSALFALGDSAADIERQTLVLWKDLFTKLHYRSLLRAIAPMFMGYHEQVGMVDDRQVWKVLESLFGERTFADTKIPLLQSATDFRTGEKVVLDSGRITDATRASVAIPMLLRAWEVNGRMLVDGGASNPLPIDVAIREGCDIILAMGFESQMNAEVRSLVNALGRTSTIVTNHLLRATFAFYSVAHHAEVLPIMPMFDRHIGLTEWKHIPYLIEQGERAAEEQMPYLRRLLQASMAGPLPTPGL from the coding sequence ATGTCCATCCGACTCGGTTCCACCGGCGAACGTTCGCTGGGCGACTTCGGCGAACGCCGTGCGCGCATTGGCCTCGTGATCGGGTCCGGCGGTATCAAGTGCACCGCCGCCGTCGGACTGCTCAAAGTGCTCGAGCGCGAAAAGATTCCGGTGGACGTGGTGGTGGGGTGCAGCGGCGGCGCGATCTACAGCGCGCTCTTCGCACTGGGCGACAGCGCCGCGGACATCGAGCGGCAGACGCTGGTGCTCTGGAAGGACCTGTTTACCAAACTGCACTACCGCTCCCTGCTGCGCGCGATCGCCCCGATGTTCATGGGCTACCACGAGCAGGTCGGCATGGTCGACGACCGGCAGGTCTGGAAAGTGCTCGAATCGCTGTTCGGCGAGCGTACGTTCGCCGATACGAAGATCCCGTTGCTGCAGTCAGCGACCGATTTCCGCACCGGCGAAAAGGTCGTGCTCGATTCGGGGCGCATCACCGACGCCACGCGGGCGAGCGTTGCGATTCCGATGCTGCTGCGCGCCTGGGAAGTGAACGGCCGGATGCTGGTGGATGGCGGTGCCTCCAATCCGCTGCCGATCGACGTCGCGATCCGCGAAGGCTGCGACATCATCCTGGCGATGGGCTTCGAAAGTCAGATGAACGCCGAGGTGCGCTCGCTGGTGAATGCGCTCGGGCGGACGTCCACCATCGTGACCAATCACCTGCTCCGCGCCACGTTCGCCTTCTATAGTGTGGCGCATCACGCCGAAGTGCTACCGATCATGCCCATGTTCGATCGCCACATCGGCCTCACCGAATGGAAGCACATTCCGTATCTCATCGAACAGGGCGAACGCGCCGCTGAAGAACAGATGCCGTACCTGCGCCGCTTGCTGCAGGCCTCGATGGCCGGCCCGCTACCGACGCCCGGCCTGTGA
- a CDS encoding PP2C family protein-serine/threonine phosphatase: protein MTEDRSAPARIMVVDDVEVNRDLLSRRLQRMGHVVTTANDGQEALDLTRDPSWDLIMLDVMMPVLDGIGALTALKASDATRHIPVIMISANTELETVVKCIELGAEDYLPKPFDPVLLRARVGASLEKKRLRDREQARSRRMQKELEVGARIQRDFLPESLPTVPGYQFAARFEPAREVGGDFYDAFRLPDGAVALVLGDVCDKGVGAALFMALFRSLIRAVSASQIGSHTVEMLESRVLHAVTVTNDYIANTHGRANMFATLFVGALDPATGTIAYVNGGHEPPRVVRANGTVRTMLPPTGPAVGMLPEIPFTAGTIVLEPGETLLVLTDGITESRAPNGLLFGDDATDALLSAPADSVDALLDRVLDAVHGHAAGEPAADDVTLLAVRRG from the coding sequence ATGACCGAAGACCGGTCGGCCCCGGCCCGCATCATGGTCGTCGACGACGTCGAGGTGAACCGCGATCTGCTGTCGCGGCGCCTGCAGCGCATGGGGCATGTGGTGACGACCGCCAACGACGGACAGGAGGCGCTCGATCTGACGCGGGATCCGTCGTGGGATCTGATCATGCTCGACGTGATGATGCCGGTGCTCGACGGCATCGGTGCACTCACGGCACTCAAGGCCAGCGACGCCACGCGACACATTCCGGTCATCATGATCTCGGCCAACACCGAACTCGAGACCGTGGTGAAGTGCATCGAGCTGGGTGCCGAAGACTATCTGCCGAAACCGTTCGACCCTGTCCTCCTGCGCGCCCGCGTGGGGGCGTCGCTCGAGAAGAAGCGGCTGCGCGATCGCGAGCAGGCCCGTTCGCGTCGTATGCAGAAGGAGCTCGAGGTGGGAGCGCGCATTCAGCGCGATTTCCTGCCGGAGAGTTTACCCACGGTGCCGGGCTATCAGTTCGCAGCCCGCTTTGAACCGGCGCGGGAAGTGGGTGGTGACTTCTACGACGCGTTCCGGTTGCCCGATGGCGCGGTGGCGCTCGTGCTCGGTGATGTCTGCGACAAGGGCGTCGGCGCGGCGCTATTCATGGCGCTGTTCCGTTCGCTGATTCGCGCCGTGAGCGCGTCGCAGATCGGATCGCACACCGTCGAGATGCTGGAGTCGCGCGTGCTGCACGCGGTGACGGTCACGAACGATTACATCGCCAATACCCACGGTCGCGCCAACATGTTCGCGACGCTATTCGTGGGCGCGCTCGATCCGGCCACGGGTACGATCGCGTACGTGAACGGCGGCCACGAGCCACCGCGCGTCGTACGGGCGAACGGCACGGTGCGCACCATGTTGCCACCAACGGGACCGGCGGTCGGCATGCTGCCGGAGATTCCGTTCACCGCCGGTACGATCGTGTTGGAACCGGGGGAGACGCTGCTGGTGCTCACCGATGGGATCACGGAATCCCGCGCGCCGAACGGGTTGTTGTTCGGCGACGACGCCACGGATGCGCTGCTCTCGGCGCCGGCCGACAGCGTCGACGCGCTGCTGGATCGCGTGCTTGATGCCGTGCACGGGCATGCCGCGGGCGAACCGGCGGCTGACGACGTGACGTTGTTGGCGGTACGGAGGGGGTAG